The Melitaea cinxia chromosome 6, ilMelCinx1.1, whole genome shotgun sequence genome has a window encoding:
- the LOC123654791 gene encoding piggyBac transposable element-derived protein 4-like: protein MDAETPRSSFGKQRRKRRLVFVSSPETSENEEPATTLVRTKYTLGTEISKNEESATTTLPRTRKLGKENTAIPDSEITEILEQIDSDFSDSSLDNYQPHSTDSSSSDSENTDFEDSQAECSAPDEQPQSSASLQVEQYLASKINVPGPSQGQRALERPSVPWSTINEGMKTFDFLETENVGLKVLVSNESKAIDFLSLFLDDEFLTYIVRETNKHAIDVLTKPGVTLKSRITDWKDTNVAEIKVFFGIILHMGIIRLNRLTDYWKTDRLFNIPIFRQYMSRNRFLLLFRCLHFSSSSAGGLSKVEKLIERFNDKMNYLICAQKELSLDESMILYRGRLFFRQFIKNKKHKYGMKLYMLTEPDGLVLRLHLYGGSADITSGKGHTEKVVLHLLKDFLGKGHSVYMDNFYNSYNLAAKLLTHKTYCTGTLRKKREFNPEIVNSKMKKGDNKSVFHNGIHIGCYRDKRYIPYISTEHDDEMVTVTNKRGISKEKPKALAFYNRFMSGIDRQDQMLSYYPCERKTLRWYKKFLIHVFQIQILNAYILYNRFSGKHLNMYDFRMSLINELLPPKECSVSTSSLVPTRSERVHKLTKIENKTEETKKDAPGHVRKINRVKRKVCRQCTAVRKIRKQTRYHCVLCLEQPGLCDQQCFDAYHAGRFTTN, encoded by the coding sequence ATGGACGCTGAAACTCCGCGTTCATCATTTGGCAAACAGCGACGTAAACGCCGTCTTGTGTTTGTTTCATCACCCGAAACATCAGAAAATGAAGAGCCTGCAACGACCTTGGTACGTACTAAGTATACATTAGGAACTGAAATATCGAAAAATGAAGAATCTGCGACTACTACCTTACCACGTACTCGTAAATTAGGAAAGGAAAATACAGCAATTCCAGATTCTGAGATTACAGAGATTCTTGAACAAATTGACTCTGACTTTAGTGACTCGTCTTTGGATAACTATCAACCACATTCAACTGATTCGTCGTCTTCAGACTCTGAAAATACAGACTTTGAAGATAGTCAAGCCGAGTGCTCTGCCCCAGACGAACAGCCTCAATCGTCAGCGTCTCTCCAAGTTGAGCAGTATTTGGCATCAAAAATAAATGTTCCTGGACCGTCTCAAGGGCAAAGAGCGCTAGAAAGACCATCTGTACCTTGGTCAACAATAAATGAAGGTATGAAGACTTTTGATTTCCTGGAAACGGAAAACGTTGGTTTGAAAGTGCTGGTTTCTAATGAGTCAAAAGCTAtagattttttaagtttatttctgGATGATGAATTTCTGACATATATTGTTCGAGAAACTAATAAGCATGCTATTGATGTTTTGACGAAGCCAGGAGTTACGCTAAAATCAAGAATAACGGACTGGAAAGACACAAATGTCGCTgagataaaagtattttttggcATAATTTTACATATGGGCATTATTCGTCTTAATCGTTTGACGGACTACTGGAAAACGGATCGATTATTCAACATTCCAATTTTCAGACAGTATATGTCGCGGAACAGGTTTTTGTTGCTGTTCAGATGCTTGCATTTTTCCAGCTCATCAGCTGGGGGATTGAGCAAAGTCGAGAAATTGATCGAACGATTTAATGACAAGATGAATTATCTAATATGCGCTCAGAAAGAATTATCACTTGACGAAAGCATGATTCTCTACAGAGGtcgtttattttttagacaatttataaaaaacaaaaaacacaaatatggAATGAAGCTGTACATGCTTACAGAACCCGATGGCCTTGTTCTAAGACTGCATCTGTATGGAGGCTCGGCCGATATAACAAGTGGAAAAGGCCACACAGAAAAGGTGGTGCTACATCTATTGAAAGATTTCCTAGGGAAAGGCCATTCAGTTTATATGGACAATTTTTACAATAGCTATAATTTAGCCGCGAAGTTGCTTACTCACAAGACTTACTGTACTGGAACTCTGAGAAAAAAACGTGAATTCAATCCTGAGATTGTGAATAGTAAAATGAAAAAGGGAGATAATAAATCTGTATTTCATAATGGCATTCACATTGGATGCTACAGGGATAAACGATACATTCCCTACATATCAACAGAACATGATGATGAAATGGTTACGGTGACCAATAAAAGGGGAATCTCAAAAGAGAAACCAAAAGCTTTAGCTTTTTATAATCGGTTTATGTCTGGCATTGACAGGCAAGATCAAATGTTGTCGTACTACCCGTGTGAAAGGAAAACGCTGCGGTGGTATAAAAAGTTCCTCATACATGtatttcaaatacaaattttgaatGCCTACATTTTATACAACAGATTTTCTGGGAAACACTTGAATATGTACGACTTCAGGATGTCCCTCATAAATGAGTTATTACCTCCAAAAGAGTGTTCAGTTTCAACAAGCTCACTGGTTCCCACTCGTTCGGAACGTGTTCacaaattaactaaaatagaaaataaaactgaaGAAACTAAAAAAGATGCACCTGGACACGTTCGAAAAATTAATAGAGTAAAACGAAAAGTTTGTCGGCAATGTACCGCTGTAAGAAAAATTCGCAAGCAGACACGCTACCACTGTGTTTTGTGCTTAGAGCAGCCTGGGCTATGTGATCAGCAGTGCTTCGATGCATATCATGCTGGTCGATTTACGACGAATTaa